DNA from Macadamia integrifolia cultivar HAES 741 unplaced genomic scaffold, SCU_Mint_v3 scaffold2511, whole genome shotgun sequence:
GAGAAGAGGGACCCAATCTTAATTCTCACCACCTACACATGTTGCGTCCTTCCATATATCAGTAATCTCACAAGTCGCAAGtatgatatttttttcaaaaataaaaaaaaaaagttgctgcTGGGGTTCCAGCTAGGGTTGTCAATCAGTTGGGTTGGGCCGGTCTCGGTTGGGTCTAATTGGATTCGGTCAATTTCTAGGGCTGCATCATAAACGTCTATTTAGCTAAACGGGCCTAGCTAGTGTAGGCATGGTAAGAATAATAATCAGACCCAACCTATTTAACTTTCaacgggtcctctttaaaattagtATTTTAAATGTACTTAAGAGGAATACAAATAAAATGAGCCACAGATGGGCATAGCTACATCTGGAGGGTTGTTAAAAGGcgggttcaaacttgagacctcctggtgagcatggattttttgcacaccacatctcaccaactgcgctaggcagttgttgttatgTTATGTTGTGTTTTATGCATCATGTATATGTTTCAATATCTATAAGCAAGATCGTCCTTGCAATCTATCACATTTACATTTCACATAACCATTTCATGTAGCGTGATTGCACAAACTGCACAACTAAGTATGTAGTCCAGAGATTCTCTATACACTCCACAAACCCATTGGGTCCACAGGCCAATAAACTCGTCAATTTCCAAGCTCGAGTTTGAAATCTAATTTTACGTAAGTCATGTTATGCCTCCAACTTCTCCGATTTTGATCCTACCATTGTGCATCATTTCACAGGTATCATGCCTATGCATGAGAGGGAGTATTGATATCTCACAGTAGTCGGGGAGTGGGATTCATGGTTAGTTGTTTATACTTCTAGGATAAAATCTAACTCGGTATCatagaaatttttgtttttccttgtgATATTTATGCAAGTGAATGCTATTTTTATTTAACATTATATCGGAGACACTGTACATGTTTTTTATTGTAGTATCAGAGCCATTGTGTGGGATTGCACATGCTTTTATTTGTCAACGTCTATGCTATTACAATTTCATTCCAGCTACAAGTGGGGAGAGTGTTAAGAATAACTCCTCATCGATTAGATTTGAGAACTTTGGATATCTTCATATACACTCAAGCCATTTTCAGATAATAACTTAAGCATTTGAGTTTGGATCCCCAAACTTGTGAGCTATCCAACTTCTTTGACATGGAGCTAGCACTTGATAACAATGGTTGAAGTTCTGATATGCATGTGTTCAAATGGTTTCACTGGACTTGGTTTCTAGAAAAGGAGACAACTTCAAAGCTATGAGAATATACATGCatgtgattttatatttttaggaTCAATTTCTCTTAGGATGCTGAAGTTTCTTAAGGCTAACTTGTGATTTCATATAAATATGaattcatttctcatttttcaAATTCTTTTGTAACTTTCTAGGTTGATAGCTTCATTAGTATTATTACCTACAAATGCTTGTTTCTTCTGGTGGATGCGACTCATGTGAGCATTATGgtacttttttttggtagggtAGCCCCCTCAAAGTTTTGAGTTCAAAGTTCGACCTTCAAAAAATGCTTCATCTCTTTTGGAGAACCTTGCTTGCATTGGTGGATCTTCACTTGCCAACTCTACTCATCATCATGGGGGTTGGTCATAGCTTTCATTGGTCCATTGCCTAGTGTCGAAACTAGAATTGGAGCCGGAAAGAAAGGCTAGAGACCCTCTAGGCCAAATCCACTCACTTGTCAGTTACAAACATCAAGTGATCCCAGTGGAAAGTTAGACAAATTGAAAATGCTATTTGTTTAGTTGTTACAAAAGTTAATACCATTTGATTGGCAGCTACGAGTAGAGATGAAATAGGGTCAGGTtaggccctttttttttcaaaccccAACCTAATCTTAAGTCCCTTAAGTTGGGGCCAGGCTCGGCCCAACCTTGACTCAAGGCTTGAAAAATCCTACTCTTCAGAGTCGGGCTGGATGATCCTAATTGGCCCTGATTATCAAAGTTTTTGATATCTTAGGGACTGAGATGCATGTTCAAGCCTCAACGAAAACAGTTAAGCCCACCTCATGCTTTAAACCTTGATCTCTATCAGGACAATCCCAACCGTCCAATTTGAGGTCCAATCAAGACTAATCTAAGCACTTTTTTTGTGGTAATAATCTAAGCACTTAATCTTAGGGTGATGTCGCTATGGAGAACCCTGGCTAAGGTTGCAAGGAGTGATCGCAAGGAGGCTGCCAAGCTTGGGAAAGAACCAAACACAGGCGATTTCCTGTCATAGAAGATGACCAGGTAACTGATTCCAATGCCCAGATTTTCATCAAAATAGGGATGGAGAGTACCGGAGTATATTACATGCccaaataaaaatggaaattaaaaaataaatgggagagggaaCAATGCCAAGGAATGGCAACAAAGATGTAGAAAacaaaaggagggagaagagatgggGTGAAGTATATAGTTAGTGGGGGGCTTCTATGGATGAAGAAcaagggaagggaaagagatCAGCCATGGTTTCAGGGAGTAGAAGGGAGGAAAaattttatagggtttttttctttttttggtggaaagtgAGTATAGGGTTTTCAAAGTGAGGTTATATACTCAAGTCAATTGGTCATTAGCTCGTTATATAAATCAGGATTGGATTGCACCAGATCGGCTGAGTCCAAGGCCTCAACCTGAGCCCAGGTCGGCAACCCTGACTCCAGGCTGAAAATCTTGGGCCATACCATGTTGGCTTAGGGTAGGTTCAGGCTGACATTTGCTTATCAGTTAAAAAAGCATATGGCATTTCTTTTGCCCCTATGTTATGTTTGTTGTCTTGACAGAATTATTATTAGGGATTGCTATGGTTTCATCCATTCTCTAGATAGAAGGTTCTATGACTTCTGTCAATGACACATAAGACATTATAATTGAATTATATTACTTGGTTTCTAGCCTTATGTAATTCATGTCCGTGAAtagaacttaagaaaaaaaaagaaaaatctgttccataaaataaatattacatgTAACTATGATTTAAATGGAATTACGAAAACAAGCCAACTACAGAAGCTATCTCCATTATGAATATAGATCCCTCATCCCTGTCTCCTTCCAATAGGGAAGAATTACTTGTTCATATATAATACGGCATTTTGTTGGGGCTGGGTCTTGGTCTGGATCTGAAGATACtcgttcttttcttcttgggtCATAAATGCAGAGATGGGGAAATACTTACCAATCCCCATTGGTGTCTTGAAGTGTATCTTGTGGTTTACCAGTGCTTCTTCTTTTTGCTCTGTTTGAATGATGCACATCTCTGTAACGGGTATCCAAAGCAACATCTGCTTGCTCTTAATCCctgtcatcttcttcatcttcccttTCTCCACATACGCAGTCACCTCAGTAGCATAACTCACGCGGGTATTGGTTGCGACGAAGAAGTGCTCATAAGGAGCCTTGGATTTCATCCACACAAACCCAGTTTCTCTTACCCTTCCACATTCTTCAAGCTCTTGCAGGGGAAGGACTCCTTTGGGGAATCCCAGTTCTTGTAGAAGCTCCATTGAATGTCGATGGCAGGCGTTGGTACCTTTCACGATTTCAGCCCCAGCTCGCTCATCTTGATCCCTTGCTTGTCTACGACTAGCCATTTGAAATGATAATAAAATTGCCGCTAAGGAGTTACTACTATGGCTTCCAAATCTGTCTCGGCAATGGTGGAAATTGATGGTTTGATTCATATATTTAACAGCAAATACTGTAAAGACAAGAAGGAGTGGTTGGAGGTTGTTGGCTgatcttagagagagagagagagagagagagagagggaatgagAATTCAAACTTAGCCTCTGATAGTCATCTGCTGTTGTAGTCGTTCACCTAACCATGGAGTCAGCAGTGACTAAGAAGCCTTGGCATTACCTTTGGTAAATTCGGAATTGTAATTAAATTGGAGCTTGATTGATGGTTTGAGAaattgggttggattggattgacaTCTATCGCattgtttgataacatttctattGTTGTCTAGAAATAACAGAAACGACTTTTCACGTTTTCGGAAagaaaaacggattttttgttgtttgatatgatattgtttgataatgtttctactgtttctgtgtctagaaacaacaaaaatggtttttcacTTTTccgaaaataaaaattgatttttttgtgtttgataaacctctttctcaaaatgttttttgcagacataatgccactaaaaaactcaatagtatcatcggatgcccaaaagagagaaagagttcggttgcctctttttaggtttaaatagttgagagatttaccgggcacaacaaccttttttctCTATAAAATTCGTTTCTATaacggacttgtttcgtcaaagtcgtttctaaaattgtaaataggcataaattttgatttatgtttctagaaacgggtgaaacataacaactttatcaaacactttttaggttgtttctccgtttctgagaacaagaaaacgcagaaacaacagaaatggaatgttgtcaaacggtgtCTTAAAcctatttcttaatttttttttttttgcaaatataatgccactaaaaatcccaatagtATCTTCGGAtgtccaaaagggagagagggttcggttgtttctttttaggtttaaatagttgggAGATTTATCTGGCACAATagtctttttttctctctcaaattcgtttttaGAAATGACGTTTATAGAATTGCAAAGAggcataaattttaatttatgtttctagaaactgatgaaacgaaacaactttatcaaacgctttttaggttgtttctctgtttctaggaacaagaaaaaacagaaacggcagaaacaaaacattatcaaatgatGCCTACCACGTTGATTGATCCTGATTCTTGTCCTGTTCAATGGATCGTATGGATGAATGGTTAAGCggtaaaaaaaattggtttaaaTCTGAAATTAGAGGTATTTTGTCTGATCTAATTAATCCGAATTAATATATGCCTTGATTGATCCCATTctcaataccaagttctcaaaccttAGTTAGAGCACAGCAACTACAATACATCTCTAGGCTCGTGGAATCAATACTGATTCAGATAGGCTGTATCAATCCATAGCGGGTCGATTTCAatacaaaaaaccattttcttgacagatttatccttttctttttctaaaatatcggttttaattatctttttaccCGTGAATCATAGCAGTGGGATCTATATCGGATCGATCTTTACCGATACTGATCCGAAATTACGAAACATcctgcagagagagagagagatagagagagatatCATATTTTGTTTAGTTGGTGTTTGGGTGCCTAACTCTAGTTAAGACGAAGCAATTGGAGACAGATCCTTTGTCAGAGAGGTTTCTACCACGTTGAAAATGATGTggcatatcttttatttttcttaccaACTGATGTGGCGTATAAAACTATCCAAAACATAATTAATTGATGGAAAAAGTCTCCCTAACCAAGTGGAGTAATGGTACATTTGTTCATTTGACTTTCTTTAAATTGAAACctaaaaagaaacctaaaacACAGCATAGTCTCTATGTCGAGATAGCGAAAAGTAAAGTGACTACCCCATTTATCATGAAATGTAGAAAATtcacccctattgatgcttttattGGTATTGCCATTGATCCATGTGCTGGTGGAGGTGATGCTACCTTCAAGAATCATCTCCCTTCATTTATAGGAAGAAAAAAGTTTCATGGTCATGTGTCCCTTATGCCAAGACACAGAGGGCAACATTCCTTgtaaaatactaaaaaattCACTCtctgttgatgcccatgtgcgTCTCCTCACTATGCAAGAGCCACATGGCTAGAAAacgttattttcctttttctattaattattttaaagaaaaagaaaaggaataataTTCTTTGTAGGGGAGCACAGACTCCACCACAATCCATGTGAAATGGCCTTTATAgatagaggagagagacaaaCTGTGGAGGACATTAACGTGAAAATCGTCTATAGCCACTGCACCGGTGTAGTGAGCATTGGGTGGCTGGAGCCCCTTGGGAGACGTGCGTCTAGATGCTCACTACATCTAACCgatcactaaaaaaaaaaaaaaaaaaagacaaacaaGAACActctccaaaaaataaataaatctagcATGGGCCATTGTGCTTACTCAAGAACTCTCACCCCTTATAAATTTGTGGGTAGAGATTTCCCACAATGTCAGATTGGAAACCAAACCAACAAGAGAGTAAGAGATGGATTTATTCAATATGGGACCCAGATTTTatatgaggagagagagtatAGACTCACGGCTCATTATGtcagagaagatgaaatgaatcCTCACTTTAGCGTCATGGACTCATGGGGCTCTTTTTTTCCCCAGATTTATTGTGTGCAAAAGGCATGCTGCATGCAATGTAATTCAGCAtgatttataattttcttttaagtaatTGTGGTGCGAAAATTTgtatttagaatcaaaattcatTATTTCAAGTTTGAAAAATGAGAGAGGGTTCTCCATGATGTTTGAAGGAATCTGCATGCCACACTAATGGTGGTACGAAAAATTGGATCATTCACACAGTCCAAAATATTTATAATatgagagaaaaataataaagaactcCATGTAAGATGAAAATAGTACTCTTAACATTGTGGCCatggtttaaaaaatcaaaattagattGATCAAATCAGTCAATTGGATTTAGAATCGATCCCAATTCTAAATGTTTAGGAGTGATCAATTCTAAGATTTTTGAGATGAAATCATTAAGTTTTAGATTTGGGAGAccaattctaaggtttttgAGACTTATTCATCCAATTCAACTCCTCAATTCCGAATTTAAAACCCTTGGTCCTGCCAATTCTTTCCCCAAGCCCAAGCTGAATGGTTGATTTAGTTGCGGTCGAAAATAGCAATGATTTTGCTCTGATATTTTATCATCTCACTGGGATAAAGTAAAATATTATAGGAAATGGGAGTACTTTATAATCATCCGGTTAGGATCGATAGAAACAATTTAGCTTGGGTGAGTCAAACTTCCGAGCTACATCATTCATCAAGAAATTCACCCATCATATACGGTCTAGATAGGTTGATTGGTCCACATAGGCAAACATAGTGGGAGAGGACCAATGATCAATGTGTTAaatatgtatgtccatcaaactTCGTAAACCAACATAATATACATAGTAGTTAATGGATGATGGACCTTCAGCTATGGTGACGTAACGTCATAATTCATAAGTTCTGATTGTTTTTCGCCATTCATCATCGGAGgtacttttctttttaattgtttttaggTTTCTGACTTCTGGGCCACACGTAGTCCTTTAGGAAGGGGACCAAGCCATCACTAAAGGGAGTGCATGTGGGAGCGTTAACATGGGCTCAATTTGTCTGCGGTGAGAGGTGAGCAGCACTGAGAATCCAACGGCTAGGAGAATCCCGGCATGCAccccaaccgttggatcttCACTGGCATTCATTGTCTCCCCGCAAATGATTTTTTGCACATTAACACTATTGAAATTTTTTACTTCACTGAGGTGAGGTAGTAGTTTTGCATACCCATGTGTCGGGGTGCAGAGACCACACAATCAAGTAGTTTTCCCTTATTTGTTTATGGAAGAGGGATAAGCAAACCACTCATGTGTTGTGAGCCAAAGGAGGAATCAATGAAGGTGCGGGCCAATTATTATGCCCCCTTTGTTGTCGAAATCGGCCATTCTAACCAAAAACTGGACCAAATTGACCAATTGGCATCTCTAATCTTGAATCGGATTTGGTCAGAAAATGCTAGAATCATGAATCAACAACATGATCGACCTTTATCGattttgtagaaacgcaaccctgaCATAGAAGGTAGtggtaaaacaaaaaaacaaacacaTAGGTCTACGAGGTctgacaagattgcctacgtcttcggtgagatgagattctactttactatcaatggagaatagggttacaacgctcgtcttCACACCTCTCAAAATTACTTATAGAGAAAGTAACTCTCGCAATCCCCACGGCCCACTTACCGACAAGCGGGACCGCCGTTCTATCAGGGGACTGGACTAGtattccctggattaaactgtgacaaaatacaagacatcataagTGGGTGAGCCCAtggcactaggggtgtcaacggtctgGGTTGttgcggtttcggtgtgactttggaactgaccgaaaccgacccattaaggatttatcgatTTCGGTctggtgtcggcttcggtgcggtttgggttcgggttggtaccggtttggatttatcaggttcatttcggttt
Protein-coding regions in this window:
- the LOC122066646 gene encoding uncharacterized protein LOC122066646 encodes the protein MNQTINFHHCRDRFGSHSSNSLAAILLSFQMASRRQARDQDERAGAEIVKGTNACHRHSMELLQELGFPKGVLPLQELEECGRVRETGFVWMKSKAPYEHFFVATNTRVSYATEVTAYVEKGKMKKMTGIKSKQMLLWIPVTEMCIIQTEQKEEALVNHKIHFKTPMGIGKYFPISAFMTQEEKNEYLQIQTKTQPQQNAVLYMNK